A single Cannabis sativa cultivar Pink pepper isolate KNU-18-1 chromosome 7, ASM2916894v1, whole genome shotgun sequence DNA region contains:
- the LOC115697266 gene encoding probable glutathione S-transferase yields MAEIVKLYGVRGSPFSNRVNVALKLKGVEYKYYEEDLKNKSASLLKYNPIHKKVPTFVHNEKPVAESLVILEYIDETWKTHPILPQHPYERAQARFWSRFIEDKVVPTAWKAFWVKEERKKALEEVSEYLEILEKELKGRYFGGESIGFVDITGNFIAQWIPAVQELVGVEILTEAKFPKLCKWSHDFATHPVIKEVSPSKEELIALFKPRLNTTN; encoded by the exons ATGGCAGAAATAGTGAAGCTTTATGGTGTCAGGGGAAGCCCTTTTAGTAACAGAGTGAATGTAGCTCTGAAACTCAAAGGTGTTGAATACAAATACTATGAAGAAGATCTGAAGAACAAGAGTGCTTCGCTCCTCAAATACAACCCAATTCACAAAAAAGTCCCTACCTTTGTCCACAATGAAAAGCCCGTAGCAGAGTCACTTGTAATTCTTGAATACATCGATGAGACATGGAAGACTCACCCCATCTTGCCTCAACACCCTTATGAAAGAGCTCAAGCCCGTTTCTGGAGTCGTTTCATTGAAGACAAG GTCGTGCCAACTGCATGGAAAGCTTTCTGGGTTAAGGAGGAGCGGAAAAAGGCATTAGAAGAAGTAAGTGAGTATCTTGAAATTCTAGAGAAAGAGTTGAAAGGTAGGTACTTTGGTGGAGAAAGCATTGGATTTGTGGATATAACGGGAAACTTCATAGCCCAATGGATCCCAGCTGTACAAGAGCTTGTGGGAGTAGAGATATTGACAGAGGCAAAGTTTCCCAAGCTCTGTAAATGGAGCCATGATTTTGCCACTCATCCTGTGATCAAGGAAGTATCACCTTCTAAAGAAGAACTCATTGCTCTCTTCAAGCCTCGTTTGAATACAACCAACTAA